A section of the Paenibacillus aurantius genome encodes:
- a CDS encoding ABC transporter permease, whose protein sequence is MDLKRSSVLRGVKRDRVYLLLLAPALLYFILFRYVPMFGIVVSFMDYNLFKGVWHSPWVGLKHYRTFVHNPDAWIIIRNTLLLGLYRFIFSFPAPIILAILFHEMRWKRFRRFVQTVSYMPYFLSSVVVSSLMLMLLSPSTGWINKAIQSLGFKPVLFLQDAAWFRTIYIGSDIWQYAGYGTIIFLAALASIDTQLYEAAKIDGANRWRQTLHVTIPGLIPTTVIMFILHIGGIVSVELDKAFLLGNAANRDTSDIISTYVYRIGILSGSFSYAAAIDLSIAVVTMLFIYGSNKISRRLGETSLW, encoded by the coding sequence GTGGATTTGAAACGCTCATCGGTTCTACGAGGGGTAAAGCGGGACAGGGTCTATCTGCTGCTGCTCGCTCCCGCGCTGCTTTATTTCATCCTCTTCCGATACGTCCCCATGTTCGGAATCGTGGTTTCCTTCATGGATTACAATCTGTTCAAAGGCGTGTGGCACAGCCCGTGGGTCGGGCTTAAGCATTACCGGACGTTTGTCCATAATCCGGACGCCTGGATCATCATCCGCAATACGCTCCTGCTCGGGTTGTACCGTTTTATCTTTTCGTTCCCGGCGCCGATCATCTTGGCGATCCTGTTTCATGAAATGCGCTGGAAAAGGTTCAGAAGGTTCGTCCAGACCGTTAGTTACATGCCCTATTTCCTATCCAGCGTCGTCGTTTCCAGCCTCATGCTCATGCTCTTGTCGCCGAGCACCGGCTGGATCAACAAGGCGATCCAATCGCTCGGCTTTAAACCTGTTTTATTTCTGCAGGACGCGGCCTGGTTTCGAACGATCTATATCGGCTCGGATATATGGCAGTACGCCGGGTACGGCACGATTATTTTCCTCGCCGCGCTCGCCTCCATCGATACCCAGCTGTACGAAGCCGCCAAAATCGACGGTGCGAATAGATGGAGGCAAACGCTGCACGTGACGATCCCCGGTCTTATTCCCACCACGGTGATCATGTTTATTCTGCATATCGGCGGGATCGTCTCCGTGGAGCTCGACAAGGCTTTCCTGCTCGGCAATGCGGCGAACCGGGATACGTCCGACATCATTTCGACTTATGTGTACCGGATCGGCATCTTGAGCGGAAGCTTCAGCTACGCCGCTGCCATTGATCTGTCCATCGCCGTCGTGACGATGCTGTTCATCTACGGGTCCAACAAAATCAGCCGGAGATTGGGGGAAACCAGCTTATGGTAA
- a CDS encoding carbohydrate ABC transporter permease, with protein MVRLRGIGIFDVVNFLLLLLVAIACLFPFVHMASVALSSPQYVVRNEVSIWPKGLQWDAVNAVFSDKRLWTGYRNTIFYVVLGTCISMSITIMGAYSLSRPNLIFRTPFMLFIVFTIMFFGGLIPFYLVMKAYGILNTIWAIVLPNALNTYYLIIMRTFFQGLPKEVEESGRIDGLSDFRVLTSIVIPLSKPVLLTIGLFYVVDIWNNFSGALVLLRDESLFPLQLMLRNLVVVGQAGDVLEASGFGPKVMLESLKYAVILLGCLPVIIVYPFIQKHFEQGALIGSVKG; from the coding sequence ATGGTAAGACTCCGAGGGATTGGAATTTTCGATGTCGTCAACTTTCTGCTGCTGCTGCTCGTCGCCATAGCTTGTCTGTTTCCCTTCGTCCATATGGCGTCGGTGGCGCTTAGTTCGCCGCAATACGTCGTACGCAACGAAGTCAGCATTTGGCCGAAAGGGCTGCAATGGGATGCGGTGAATGCCGTGTTCAGCGATAAGAGGCTGTGGACCGGTTACCGGAACACCATATTTTACGTCGTCCTGGGCACCTGCATTTCCATGTCGATTACCATCATGGGAGCTTATTCGTTGTCGCGCCCCAATCTTATTTTCCGCACGCCGTTCATGCTGTTCATCGTATTTACGATTATGTTTTTCGGCGGATTGATCCCCTTCTACCTGGTGATGAAAGCGTACGGGATCCTCAATACGATCTGGGCCATTGTGCTGCCCAATGCGCTGAACACCTACTATTTGATCATCATGAGGACGTTCTTCCAAGGCCTGCCGAAAGAAGTGGAGGAGTCGGGGCGGATCGACGGCTTATCGGATTTCCGGGTGCTGACGTCCATTGTGATCCCGCTTTCCAAGCCGGTGCTGCTGACGATCGGATTGTTTTATGTCGTGGATATCTGGAACAATTTTTCCGGCGCCCTGGTGCTGCTCCGGGACGAAAGCCTGTTTCCGCTGCAGCTCATGCTCCGCAATCTGGTCGTCGTGGGGCAAGCGGGGGATGTACTGGAGGCTTCCGGATTTGGACCCAAGGTCATGCTGGAATCCTTGAAATACGCTGTCATTCTACTCGGCTGCCTTCCGGTCATCATCGTCTATCCGTTTATTCAAAAGCATTTTGAGCAGGGAGCCTTAATTGGCTCGGTGAAGGGCTGA
- a CDS encoding alpha/beta hydrolase family protein, with translation MAYVLSELNRSGLPPLLQGIEKEEQWSEKLSHIRAVWLDYIGGLPARPAVDLRVHSSSKRAGYTQLHISYSAALGDRITAYLLLPDKLEATRPAGTTMADGYPAVLALHPTIDQGKDDIALPTGRENRRYALELVQRGYVVLAPDALTAGERISPGYPAFHTGPFYEQYPEWTIVAKNISDHMQGLDVLCSLDYVNPKAIGAIGHSFGGYNSYFLAGMDRRVRAVVSSCGFSPFTNDPEPDHWTYRAYPYTHIPKIAADLHVDRVPFEFHEIVALCAPVPSFHYAGQEDHIFPHWKAVGEGMLELSKLYRWLGREERFRSILGSGSHDFPEEIRLLAYRFLDHWLKGNRDA, from the coding sequence ATGGCTTATGTTTTATCGGAATTGAACCGGTCCGGCCTTCCGCCACTTTTGCAGGGGATCGAGAAGGAAGAACAGTGGAGCGAAAAGCTGTCGCATATTCGTGCGGTATGGCTCGATTATATCGGCGGGCTGCCGGCAAGACCGGCTGTCGATCTGCGGGTGCATTCCAGCAGCAAACGGGCCGGCTATACCCAGCTTCATATCTCCTACAGCGCCGCCCTCGGGGATCGGATAACGGCGTATCTCCTCCTTCCGGACAAGTTGGAGGCTACCCGTCCCGCAGGTACCACCATGGCAGACGGCTATCCCGCCGTCCTCGCTCTTCATCCCACGATTGATCAGGGGAAAGACGACATTGCCTTGCCGACGGGAAGGGAAAACCGGAGGTATGCGCTCGAATTGGTGCAGCGCGGCTACGTGGTGCTCGCTCCGGATGCCCTGACTGCCGGCGAACGGATCTCCCCCGGGTATCCCGCTTTTCACACCGGTCCTTTTTATGAGCAATACCCGGAATGGACCATTGTCGCCAAAAACATCTCGGACCATATGCAGGGTCTGGACGTCTTGTGCTCCCTCGATTACGTGAATCCTAAGGCGATCGGGGCCATCGGACATTCGTTCGGCGGCTATAACTCGTATTTCCTCGCGGGCATGGACCGGCGGGTCCGAGCCGTTGTATCCAGCTGCGGCTTCAGCCCGTTTACGAATGATCCGGAGCCCGATCATTGGACGTACCGGGCTTATCCCTATACGCATATTCCCAAAATTGCGGCGGATTTGCATGTGGACCGCGTCCCGTTCGAATTTCATGAAATTGTTGCTCTGTGCGCGCCCGTGCCGTCCTTTCACTACGCCGGACAGGAGGACCACATCTTCCCTCACTGGAAAGCCGTTGGAGAAGGGATGCTGGAGCTTTCGAAGCTGTATCGCTGGTTGGGTCGGGAGGAGCGGTTCCGGTCGATTCTGGGATCGGGAAGCCATGACTTTCCGGAAGAGATTCGCCTGCTGGCTTACCGGTTTTTGGATCATTGGCTGAAGGGGAACCGGGATGCTTAA
- a CDS encoding heavy metal translocating P-type ATPase, whose amino-acid sequence MSRSNGQQQTHKQELLLLGLDCANCAQKLERGVSGIPGVTSCSVDFLSRTMRLESPAGQEDAVREEAVRKIRSLEPHIRVQKAGRDEHGHADHAGHAHAREEEGRSHDHGEHGHSHDHGAGGSRVLLIRIAIGLILTAVGVFAPVSGLPELGLFLLAYVTVGGTVVLQAVRNLVRGQVFDENFLMALATIGAFAIGQYAEGVAVMLFYQAGEWFQGLAVNRSRRSIQSLMDIRPDYANLLAGSETKRVKPEQVQIGDRLLIKPGEKVPLDGIVREGSSQLDTSALTGESVPREVAEGDPVLSGSINKNGLLTVEVTKGYGESTVSKILELVREASSRKAPTENFITRFARTYTPAVVGIAVLLAVLPPLLVEGATFGDWLYRALIFLVISCPCALVISIPLGFFGGIGAASRAGVLVKGGSYLEALNDAAYVVFDKTGTLTKGVFQVTALKPSGSFSPEELLEYAAYAEAHSTHPIAESIRQAYGKALDGNRMSGYNEIPGHGIQVSVGGKEVLAGNAKLMEREGVAFAPPEDTGTLVHVAIDQAYAGYIVISDEVKENAAEAIRALKRYGIRRTVMLTGDARATAEAVGRRLGLDEVHAELLPQHKVEEIEKLDKQKSGKDKVIFVGDGINDTPVLARADIGVAMGGLGSDAAIEAADIVLMTDEPSKLLAALRIARKTRRIVWQNIGFALGVKGIFLLLGALGFATMWEAVFSDVGVTLLAVLNAMRILKETGKEV is encoded by the coding sequence ATGAGCCGTTCGAACGGGCAGCAGCAAACGCATAAGCAGGAGCTTCTTCTCCTGGGCTTGGACTGCGCCAACTGTGCGCAGAAGCTGGAAAGGGGAGTGAGCGGCATCCCGGGGGTGACCTCCTGCTCCGTCGATTTCCTGTCCCGCACGATGAGACTGGAAAGCCCGGCGGGACAGGAGGATGCCGTTCGGGAGGAAGCCGTCCGGAAGATCCGCTCCCTGGAGCCTCACATCCGGGTACAGAAAGCGGGCCGGGATGAGCATGGCCACGCTGATCACGCCGGTCATGCCCATGCCCGGGAGGAAGAGGGGCGTTCGCATGACCACGGAGAGCATGGGCATTCCCACGATCACGGAGCCGGCGGCAGCCGGGTGCTGCTGATTCGGATCGCGATTGGCCTGATCCTCACCGCAGTTGGGGTGTTCGCTCCGGTCTCCGGGCTGCCGGAGCTCGGCCTGTTCCTGCTCGCCTATGTCACGGTTGGGGGAACGGTTGTCCTGCAGGCGGTCCGCAACCTGGTGAGGGGTCAGGTGTTTGATGAGAATTTCCTGATGGCTCTCGCGACGATCGGGGCCTTTGCCATCGGGCAGTACGCCGAAGGGGTAGCCGTTATGCTGTTCTACCAGGCGGGCGAATGGTTCCAGGGACTGGCCGTTAACCGGTCCCGCCGGTCGATTCAGTCCTTGATGGACATCCGTCCGGACTATGCCAATCTGCTTGCCGGCAGTGAAACGAAGCGTGTAAAACCCGAGCAGGTTCAGATCGGAGACCGCCTGCTCATCAAGCCGGGTGAGAAGGTGCCGCTTGACGGCATCGTGCGGGAGGGAAGCTCCCAGCTGGATACGTCCGCCCTGACGGGCGAATCCGTGCCGAGGGAGGTAGCGGAAGGCGATCCGGTGCTGAGCGGGTCCATCAACAAGAACGGGCTCTTGACCGTAGAGGTCACGAAGGGGTACGGGGAATCGACCGTTTCCAAAATTCTCGAGTTGGTCCGCGAGGCCAGCAGCCGGAAAGCCCCTACGGAGAATTTCATCACCCGGTTTGCCCGTACCTACACGCCCGCGGTGGTCGGGATCGCCGTGCTGCTCGCTGTGCTTCCTCCCCTGCTGGTGGAAGGAGCGACCTTTGGCGACTGGCTTTACCGGGCCTTGATCTTTCTCGTTATTTCTTGTCCGTGCGCCTTGGTTATTTCCATTCCTCTCGGATTTTTCGGCGGAATCGGAGCCGCTTCCCGGGCAGGGGTGCTTGTGAAGGGCGGCAGCTATCTCGAAGCGTTGAACGACGCGGCTTACGTCGTCTTTGACAAGACGGGGACGCTTACCAAAGGGGTCTTTCAAGTGACGGCCCTTAAGCCGTCCGGATCCTTCTCCCCGGAGGAGCTCCTCGAATACGCCGCTTACGCGGAGGCCCACTCGACCCATCCTATTGCGGAATCGATCCGCCAAGCTTACGGCAAAGCTTTGGACGGGAACCGGATGAGCGGGTATAACGAAATCCCGGGACACGGGATTCAGGTAAGCGTAGGCGGAAAAGAGGTGCTCGCCGGCAACGCGAAGCTGATGGAAAGAGAAGGCGTTGCCTTTGCGCCCCCGGAAGATACCGGAACCTTGGTTCACGTGGCCATCGATCAAGCTTACGCCGGGTATATCGTCATTTCGGATGAAGTGAAGGAGAATGCGGCGGAAGCCATCCGGGCTCTCAAGCGTTACGGCATTCGCCGGACGGTTATGCTGACCGGCGATGCCCGGGCCACGGCAGAGGCGGTGGGCCGCCGGCTCGGGCTGGACGAAGTCCATGCCGAGCTGCTCCCCCAACATAAGGTGGAGGAAATCGAGAAGCTGGATAAGCAGAAATCCGGGAAGGACAAAGTGATCTTTGTCGGCGACGGGATTAACGATACTCCCGTTCTGGCGAGGGCGGATATCGGCGTCGCCATGGGAGGGCTCGGCTCGGATGCCGCCATCGAAGCCGCGGATATCGTCCTGATGACCGACGAGCCGTCGAAGCTGCTCGCCGCCCTTCGCATCGCCCGGAAGACGCGGCGGATCGTATGGCAAAATATCGGGTTCGCTTTAGGGGTGAAGGGGATTTTCCTGCTGCTGGGGGCGTTGGGGTTCGCCACCATGTGGGAGGCCGTCTTCTCGGATGTCGGCGTTACGCTGCTGGCCGTCTTGAACGCCATGCGCATACTGAAGGAAACGGGGAAAGAAGTCTAA
- a CDS encoding CBO0543 family protein, with translation MPLQNPDKIEKIGGFFKKVSATNREYIEYWTHETLFKWDFWLSWSFALIPWALWFRFRKKDSTGRLLLGGFMALIISSWFDFIGVEYGLWYYTGLAIPTIPSYVPWDFCLIPVMIMFFMQVKPDSSPLLKAVLFAGISAFAGEALFQWLGFYQPLHWRSWWSFFIYILLYGVCHRITRLRTFEKL, from the coding sequence ATGCCGCTTCAGAACCCGGACAAGATCGAGAAAATCGGAGGATTCTTCAAGAAAGTCTCCGCCACCAACCGGGAATATATCGAATACTGGACTCACGAGACTCTCTTTAAGTGGGATTTCTGGCTGTCGTGGAGCTTTGCCCTGATCCCTTGGGCACTCTGGTTCCGCTTCCGCAAAAAGGACAGCACTGGAAGACTTCTGCTTGGCGGCTTTATGGCTCTGATCATTTCCTCCTGGTTTGATTTTATCGGAGTGGAATACGGACTTTGGTACTATACGGGACTTGCCATTCCCACCATCCCTAGCTACGTCCCTTGGGATTTCTGCCTGATTCCGGTCATGATCATGTTCTTCATGCAGGTCAAGCCTGATTCTTCCCCTCTTCTGAAGGCCGTCCTTTTCGCGGGAATCAGCGCCTTTGCCGGGGAGGCTTTATTCCAATGGCTCGGCTTCTACCAGCCTCTCCACTGGCGGAGCTGGTGGTCCTTCTTCATTTACATTCTTCTTTACGGGGTCTGCCACAGGATTACCCGGCTGCGCACGTTCGAGAAGCTTTAG
- the yunB gene encoding sporulation protein YunB, whose translation MTLVKRRWKSRPRSKSIKRNIFITLVILLLVSLQSFIYIEKNLKPPLMNLAKIRLKQLATQSINSAITDHIAQGTQFDKLIEWRTDNAGKTAGFMLNYAEHVKITADTVNRVNSTLANLKAMPEHIPLGQAMNSAILASFGPDIPIRLVPAGAAKVDLNTRSQNVGINMVLVEVYIRIIAEVTIIIPFDAEPEIVETELPISYVLVVGDTPMYYMDNKGNPVGGTLPPNVSLPNLSVGPGAAQGGSSGPSTMTGSGVTGSGASDKAGK comes from the coding sequence ATGACACTGGTCAAGCGGAGGTGGAAAAGCCGGCCGCGCTCCAAAAGCATAAAGCGGAATATTTTCATCACGCTGGTGATCCTTCTGCTGGTGTCGCTTCAATCCTTCATCTACATCGAGAAGAACCTGAAGCCGCCGCTCATGAACCTGGCCAAAATCCGGCTGAAGCAGCTCGCCACCCAATCGATCAACTCGGCCATTACGGATCATATTGCCCAGGGAACCCAATTCGACAAGCTCATCGAGTGGAGAACGGACAATGCCGGCAAGACGGCCGGCTTCATGCTGAATTATGCCGAGCATGTGAAGATAACAGCCGATACGGTTAACCGCGTCAACAGCACGCTGGCCAACCTCAAAGCCATGCCTGAGCACATTCCCTTGGGGCAGGCGATGAACAGCGCCATTCTCGCCTCGTTCGGGCCGGATATTCCAATCCGGCTGGTGCCGGCCGGGGCGGCCAAGGTCGATCTTAACACGCGCTCGCAAAATGTAGGAATCAACATGGTGCTGGTGGAGGTATACATCCGGATCATCGCGGAGGTTACGATCATCATCCCATTCGATGCGGAGCCGGAGATCGTCGAGACCGAGCTTCCCATCTCGTACGTGCTCGTCGTCGGGGATACCCCAATGTACTACATGGACAACAAAGGCAATCCCGTAGGAGGGACGCTGCCTCCGAACGTCTCGCTGCCGAATCTCAGCGTGGGCCCCGGGGCGGCCCAGGGAGGAAGCTCCGGTCCATCCACCATGACCGGGTCGGGCGTAACGGGCAGCGGCGCTTCGGATAAAGCCGGGAAATAA
- a CDS encoding RNA polymerase sigma-70 factor, with product MQELYTKYKRLLFKLAYQLTGSVSDAEDVVQDVFLKVYDVPEDKLAEPKAYLCKMVTNRCRDLYKSARKRREEYFGEWLPEPFLSSNEDSMESVVRDDLLSYAMIALLERLTPSERAVFVLREALGFDYQEIATLVEKSEANCRKLFSRAHAKMGLTSEDLVHRESADYEWVYGFLAALKQGNMNQLLSMLDQEVILVSDGGGKVQAAINPIITPDRVARFLLGPIRQVSTTDEAAVKVVEINGQPGIILSSRKGVDSVLMLHVEGHLIRNLYIVRNPDKLSHVIK from the coding sequence ATGCAGGAGCTGTATACGAAGTATAAGAGGCTGTTGTTCAAGCTCGCCTATCAACTGACCGGATCGGTATCGGATGCGGAGGATGTTGTTCAGGATGTATTTCTAAAGGTCTACGACGTGCCGGAAGATAAATTGGCTGAACCGAAAGCTTATCTGTGTAAAATGGTCACGAACCGCTGCCGGGATTTATACAAATCGGCGCGTAAGAGGCGGGAGGAATATTTTGGGGAATGGCTTCCGGAGCCCTTCTTAAGTTCGAATGAGGATTCGATGGAATCGGTCGTCCGGGACGATCTCTTGTCTTATGCCATGATCGCTCTCTTAGAGCGGCTGACCCCATCGGAACGGGCCGTTTTTGTTCTTCGTGAGGCGTTGGGTTTTGATTATCAGGAGATCGCCACACTCGTTGAGAAAAGCGAAGCGAATTGCCGCAAGCTCTTCAGCCGTGCGCATGCCAAGATGGGGCTTACCTCCGAGGATCTGGTTCATCGGGAGTCAGCTGACTATGAGTGGGTCTATGGCTTCTTAGCCGCACTCAAACAAGGGAACATGAATCAACTCTTATCCATGCTTGATCAGGAGGTTATACTAGTCTCCGATGGAGGAGGCAAAGTCCAAGCCGCCATCAATCCGATCATAACGCCGGATCGTGTGGCACGGTTTCTTCTTGGTCCGATCCGCCAGGTTTCTACCACGGATGAAGCTGCGGTTAAAGTCGTTGAAATAAATGGGCAACCCGGAATTATTCTTTCATCCCGTAAGGGCGTTGATTCGGTGTTGATGCTTCATGTCGAGGGCCATTTGATTCGTAACTTATACATTGTCCGAAACCCCGATAAACTGAGTCATGTCATCAAATAA